GCAGTAACAGCATTCAAAACAGCAATTCAGCAAGCCGACGGCGTCATTATCTGCACACCTGAATATGCCTTCGGAGTTCCAGGCACACTGAAAAACGCCCTGGACTGGACCGTTGCTAGCGGCGACCTCAATGATAAGCCCGTTTCCGCGGTCAGCGCCTCTCCCCTGAACACCGGCGGAGAAAAAGCCCTGGCCTCGCTCCTGCTTACCCTCACCGCATTGGGTACGCGGAAAAACGACGATTCTTCTTTATCTATCCCTAACATCAAACACAAGATCGATGCCAATCAACAGGTGTCGGATCAGGAGACTTTGGTGGCACTAAGACACCAAATCGATAACCTGCTGGCCATTATTGCTTCTTAGCCATTCACTTTGGCACTGTTGATAAAATACTATTTATTATTCGGCAAGCAAAAGACTACTATTTCGGTATACTATATATCTTTATTTTAATACATTTGACCTTTATCCACCTTAAACGTTCTAGAAATGAAATTTGAAACCTTGCAGCTTCATGCCGGCCAAGAGCCAGACCCAGTCACTAATGCCCGGGCAGTACCCATTTACCAAACTACCTCATACGTTTTCAATAGTGCAGAGCATGCCGCTAACCTGTTCGCATTGAAGGAGTTTGGATTTATATATTCTCGCATCATGAATCCGACGAATGATGTTTTCGAAAAGAGAATAGCTGCATTGGAAGGTGGCGTAGCAGCACTTGCAACGGGTTCAGGCCATTCAGCGCAGTTTATAGCCATCAATAACATTACTACAGTCGGCGATAACTTTGTGACCACATCATTCCTTTACGGTGGATCTCACAATCAGTTCAAAAACTCGTTCAAGAACATTGGCGTTGAAGCACGGTTTGCTGATGGCGACGATGTCAGCAGCTTTGAAAAACTGATCGATGATAAAACGAAATTTATTTACCTGGAAACCATTGGTAACCCGAGTTACAGCGTTCCCGATTTCGAAGCATTTTCAGCATTAGCTAACAAATATGACCTTCCATTGATCGTGGACAACACATTTGGAGCTGCCGGAGCGATATTTCAACCCATCAAATACGGTGCACACGTGGTAGTACAGTCGGCGACCAAATGGATCGGCGGCCATGGTACCTCTATCGGCGGCGTGATCGTGGATGCAGGGACTTACAACTGGGGCAATGGAAAGTACCCACAGTTTACCGAACCTTCACCAAGCTACCACGGACTGGTTTTGAATGATGTTTTCGGCATCGGCGGACCATTCGGTAACATTCAATACATCATCCGTGCCCGTGTGGAAGGTCTGCGTGACTGGGGACCATCATTGGCACCATTCAATTCGTTCCTCTTCCTGCAAGGGCTTGAAACACTTACTTTGCGTGTAGAACGTATTGCGGAAAATGCTTTGAAACTGGCCCAGTGGCTCGAAAAACATCCAAAAGTAGAAAGCGTGAACTACATTGGACTTGAAGGTAACAAGTACCACGGGCTGGCAAAAAAGTACCTGACACGCGGATTCGGAGGCGTACTTTCTTTCGCATTAAAAGGTGATAAGAAAACGGCTGAGAGCTTCGTGGATCATTTGACCCTGATCAGCAACCTGGCCAATGTAGGAGACGCCAAAACCCTGATCATTCATCCGGCTTCGACCACACATTCACAATTGTCTGAGGAAGAGCAAATTGCGGCGGGAGTCCTTCCTACTCAGCTGCGTATTTCAGTAGGTATCGAGCATATTGATGACATTATTGCGGATATTGAGGCTTCACTTGGTCAATTGTAGTTGGTTCTTGGTCATTGATTGTCAGGCGTGGTCATTTGTAGTCAAGAATGGTCATTCGTTGTCAGGTATGGTCAATTGTAGGCAAGAATCGTCATTTTTTGTCAGGTATGGTCATTCGTAGTCAAGAATCGTCATTTTTTGTCAGGTATGGTCATTGGTAGTCAAGAATCGTCACTTGTTGTCAGGTATGGTCATTCGTAGTCAAGAATCGTCACTTGTTGTCAGGTATGGTCATTCGTAGTCAAGAATCGTCACTTGTTGTCAAGAATTGTAAATGACAATCAATGTCAATCAATGACAATCAATGACAATCAATGACAATCAATGACAATCAATGACAATCAAAAAGGGTTACCAACGAATAAATACTCGTTAGTAACCCTTTTTCGATCAACAGCCTCTGCTATTCGTGAATGCCTTCTAATGCAAACATAAATGCAAATTGCAGGGCGACCTCCTTCAAATATTCAAATCGCCCGGACGCGCCACCGTGGCCGGCTTCCATATTGGTTTTCAGCAACAACACATTCTTATCGGTTTTATGCGTTCTGAGCCTTGCAACCCATTTGGCGGGCTCGAAATACTGAACCTGGCTATCGTGCAGCCCGGTGGTAACCAACATGTTCGGATAATCTTTCTTCTCCACATTGTCATAGGGCGAATAAGACTTCATATACACGTATGATTCTTTGTTCTTAGGATTACCCCATTCGTCAAACTCATTGGTTGTCAACGGAATACTTTCGTCGAGCATCGTGGTTACCACGTCTACAAACGGCACATCCGCGATAATTCCTCTCCATAACTCAGGGCGAAGGTTCGAAATCGCGCCCATTAATAATCCACCTGCGCTGCCCCCCTCGGCAAACAAATGCGCCGGAGAAGTGTATTTTTCCTTCACCAGATATTCAGCGCAGTCGATGAAGTCGAAGAACGTATTTTTCTTTTTGAACAACTTACCGTCCTCGTACCATTGCCTGCCCATTTCCTGTCCGCCACGCACGTGCGCAATCGCGTATATGAAGCCACGGTTCAACAAACTCAGCCTGGTACTGCTGAATCCTGCGTCCATACTGTTGCCGTAAGATCCGTATGCATAAAGCAGCAAAGGTGTCTCTGCAGATTTCGCGGTACCTTTTTTATACACCAATGAAATAGGCACTTTAATGCTATCACGCGAAATCGCATACAGGCGTTCGGTAACATATTCTTCCGGATCGTACCCTCCTATCACCTCCTGGCGCTTTTTGAGCTCCTTCGCCTTCGAGTCCATGTTATAGTCGTAGACCGAGTTTGGCGTGGTCAATGAGGTGTACACATACCGCAATGTCTTCGTGTCATACTCGGGATTGGAACCAGTGTAGGCCGTGTAGGCAGGTTCGCCAAAGTCTACATAATGCTCTGCTTTTGATTTAAGGTCCCTGATACGGAGTTGAAGCAAGCCATTTTTACGTTCTGTAATGACCAGAAAATCTTTAAAAACATCGATTCCTTCGAGTAGAACATCATTTCGGTTAGGAATAATCTCTTTCCAGTTTTCAACGCCCGTTTTTGTCAACGGCGTTTCCATCAGTCTGAAATTGAGCGCGTCTTTGTTGGTAACGATCAAAAACTTGTCATCCTGGTGATCAATGTCGTACAATACGTCCTTGATCCTTGGTTGGAAAATCTCAAAATTACCCTCCGGTTTGTCAGCATCCAGAATGCGGTACTCCGACGACATCGTAGCTGAGGAAGCAATGATGATGTACTTTTCAGATTTGGTCTTGCCTACACCAATATAATTGCTCTTGTCCTTTTCGGTATAAACGACCACGTCTTTCTTCGCATCCGAGCCAAGGGTGTGGCGCTTGATTTTTTCACTCAGCAATGTTTTAGGGTTCGTAGCCGTGTAAAACAATGTCTTGTTATCATTCCCCCATTCCGAGCCGCCACTCGCTGGATAAATCACATCCCTGAAGTTCTCCCCTGTTTCCAGGTTCTTGATGTAAATCGTATACTGTCGGCGCGAAACCGTATCCACACCGTAAGCCAGCAATTTATTATCAGGGCTGATGTTGAAGCCCACCGCCGAGTAGTATGGATGTCCTTCCGCCATTTTATCGACGTCCAAAAGAATCTCTTCCTCAGCTTCCAATGTTCCCTTTTTCCGGCAATATTTAAAGTACTGCTGTCCCGCCTCGCTTCTGGTATAGTACCAATATCCATTGCTGAAAACAGGTACCGACTCATCTTTCTCTTTAATGCGTCCTTTCATTTCGGAAAAAAGGTCCTCCTGAAACTTTTTGGTGCCGGCCATCATCGTGTCCGTGTAGGTATTTTCCGCTTTCAAATAATCCACAACTTTGGTACTATCCGGGCCTTCCTTGAAAAAATCAGCCATCCAGTAATACTCGTCATTACGCTTGTCGCCGTGCATTCCGGTCTCGTAATCCTTCATTTCTGCTACGGGAGGCGTTGCTCCCGGCCATTGATATGCTTCTTTCACTTCTTTATTTTGGTTACAGGAAAAAATGATAACAGCTAAAAACATTAAAATAATTCGCATAAGTCGGGGGTTAATTGAATGTATAATAAGAGTGATACTTATTCATTTATTAAAAAATATAATAAGTTCTAAATGTTACAAATGATTTAAAAGTATATACCTTTTTACCCGAATAAAATGTAAAAAACAATTGGTGTTTTCTTCCCGACAATCTACAAAAATCCGTCAGCAATCCATTTCAGTCCCTGCACATACATTATATTTGAGTTTCGTTAATAAACTTACCTCATGGATAAACCCGTTCACAAGCTTTTCCTTCTTGACGCCATGGCGTTGATATACCGCGCACATTTCGCATTTATCAAAGCCCCGCGCATTACTTCCAAAGGATTGAATACCAGTGCGGTTTTCGGATTTACAAACACACTTCTCGAAGTTTTACAGAAAGAGAAACCAACACATTTAGGTGTCGCTTTCGATACCGCTGCGCCCACTTTCAGGCACATTCAGTTTGAAGCCTATAAAGCCCAGCGCCAGGAACAGCCCGAGGATATCTCCATCGCGATCCCGCTGGTGAAGCGTTTGCTGAAAGCCATGTGTATTCCGGTTCTCGAACTGGATGGCTACGAAGCGGATGATATCATTGGAACAATTGCCAAAGAAGCTTCGCGGGAAGGGTTTGAGGTATTCATGATGACCCCGGATAAAGACTACGGCCAGCTCGTAGAGCAGCATGTATATATGTACAAACCTGCATTTCTTGGAAAGGGAGCGGAAACACTTGGCGTTAATGAAATACTGGAACGCTGGCAGATCAAGCGGATCGATCAGGTGATTGACATGCTTGGGTTAATGGGCGACGCCGTCGATAACATTCCCGGCATCCCAGGCGTAGGTGAAAAAACCGCCCAAAAACTGATCGAAGAATACGATACGATCGAAAACCTGATTACACACGCCGGTGAAATCAAAGGAAAACTGGGCGAAAAGATCCGTGAGAACTTTGATAAAGCGATACTGAGCAAGCAACTCGCGACCATCGATTGCAAAGTACCCGTTCCTTTCGACGCCCAGGATCTTACCATGTGCGCACCCAATGCGGACCAGATCGTTGAGCTTTTTGATGAATTGGAGTTCAAAACCTTAAAACAGCGGGTACTGGGTATCAGTCAGACAGGCCAGCTTGCTCCTACTGCAAGAACAGCGCCAGCTGCCAAAGAAAAAAAGGGCCAGCTGGACCTTTTTGGGAATCCTACCGAAGAACTGGGTAAGCAGCCGGCGATCATCAGCGAAGGCATCGCAGACGATGATGCCCCTGACCAGGCCTATGAAGACCTCCGGATACCCACGACCAAGCGCACGATTGACAATACATTCCACCGCTACCATACTGTGGACACGCCCGAGCTGATGAAAAGCCTGGCTTACTACCTGGGCTTGCAGGATGCGTTTTGTTTTGATACGGAAACGACTTCACTCGACACCATTGATGCTGAGCTGGTAGGCCTCTCGTTTTCTTATCTTGCCGGAGAAGCATTTTACATTCCCGTGCCCGCCGACCGTGAGAAAGCATTGGAAATACTGGAAAATTTCAGGCCGGTTTTCGAGAACGAGAACATTGAAAAGATAGGCCAGAACATTAAGTATGATTTGTTGGTCCTCAAAACGTATGGCATTGAAGTTCACGGAAAGCTAAGCGACACCATGCTCGCCCACTACCTGCTCGAACCCGATAAACGTCATGGAATGGACATTCTTGCAGCGTCCTATCTCAATTACGAACCTGTGTCGATCACTTCGCTGATTGGCAAAAAAGGCGTAAAACAAGGTACAATGCGTGACGTTGCGATACCTGAGATCACCCAGTATGCCGGCGAGGATGCGGACATTACCTTGCAGCTGAATACTATATTTTCAAAGGAACTTCCGAAGGTTAATGCATCAAAACTCTTTCACAGCGTTGAAATGCCGCTCTTGAAAGTACTGGCCGCTATGGAAAGCAAAGGTGTGCGGCTCGATAGTAATGCATTGAAAGAAATGTCCAATGTGCTCGAACTGGATCTGCGTCAAACGGAATCTGAAATTTACGAGATCGCGGGCCAGTCATTCAATATCAGTTCGCCAAAACAGCTCGGCGAAGTGCTCTTCGAAAAAATGAAGTTGATCGAGAAACCTAAAAAGACCAAAACCGGCCAGTATGCCACGGGTGAGGACATTCTTTCGGAACTGGAAAACAACCATGCAATCGCAAGGAAAATATTGGATTACCGGGAGCTGCAAAAATTAAAATCCACCTATGTGGATGCATTGCCTTTGTTGGTAAGTTCCAAAACGGGCCGCATTCACACGTCTTATAACCAGGCGGTGGCAGCGACCGGCCGGCTTAGCTCTACCAATCCCAACTTACAGAACATTCCAATCCGTACACCACGCGGCCGCGAGATCCGCAAGGCATTTGTACCGGATAACGATGATTTCCAGATACTTTCTGCGGATTATTCGCAGATTGAATTACGCATTATGGCAGCATTCAGTGGTGATGCGAGTATGATCGAGGCATTTAACCAGGGACGCGACATTCACGCTACTACTGCCAGCAAGGTATTTAAGGTACCCCTGGAAGAAGTAACCTCGGACATGCGGCGGAAGTCTAAAATGGTCAATTTTGGTATTATTTACGGGATTTCTGCATTCGGTTTGGCGCAACGCCTGGCGATACCCCGCGGTGAAGCCAGCGAGATCATCAGGGCGTATTTTGAAGAATTCCCGGCTGTAAAAGGCTATATGGACCGGATCGTAAATGATGCGAGGGAGAAGGAATTCGTAGAAACGATCCTGGGACGCCGCAGATATGTACCGGATATCAATTCACGAAACCAGACCAATCGTGGTTATGCGGAGCGAAATGCCATCAATGCGCCGATCCAGGGCTCTGCAGCGGATATGATTAAAGTGGCCATGATCAACATTCATGATTTTATCGCCAATGAGAAGCTTAAATCCCGCATGATCCTGCAAGTACATGATGAATTGGTTTTCGACGCACACCGCGACGAAGTGCCGTTGCTGAAAGAAAAAGTGGATGAACTGATGCGGAATGCCATTCCAATGGCGGTGAGGATGGAAACGGGGATAGGGGTTGGCGCGAATTGGTTGGAAGCGCATTGACGGGAATGGTCAAGAGTGGTCAGGGATGGTCAATTGTAGTCAAGAATCGTCATTTTTTGTCAGGTATGGTCATTCGTAGTCAAGAATCGTCACTTGTTGTCAGGTATGGTCATTCGTAGTCAAGAATCGTCACTTGTTGTCATGTATCGTCATTCGTAGTCAAGAATCGTCACTTGTTGTCAGGTATGGTCATTCGTAGTCAAGAATCGTCACTTGTTGTCAAGAATTGTAAATGACAATCAATGACAATCAATGACAACAAGTGACGATACATGACAACAAGTGACGATAAATGACAACAAGTGACGATACATGACAACAAGTGACGATAAATGACACCAAAACAAAAAGGTCCGCAAAAATCGATTTGCGGACCTTTTTGTTTTGTTAAATACTAAACTCCTATTTCGACAACCAGATCAGATCATTAATATCATCTTTTCCCGAAAATTGCCTGTCGATAGCGGCTTTGTAGTTCGCTGGATTTGTAGTCCGTTCAGAAGACGGATATTGCCAGCGCAAAGCAATGCGGCCAGAATTCCCTGTTCCCACTCCTGTCATGAATTTAGGGAACCCTGTGCGGCGAAAGTCAAAATAGGCCTCCATACCAGAGTTCATGAAGAACGCGAGGTATTTCTGCGTGATGATCTGCTCCAAACCGGCTGCATTGTTTCCGCTGTATTTTACTAATGGCTGGGCGTAATAAGTATCAAAACTGAAATTGATATTGTAGCTCACAAAATCGCTTGCATCGCGACCGCCTGATTTAGAGTACAACATAGATAGGGTCCCATCCTTCACGCCATAGAACTCCTGTGACGCTTTGATCCCCTTTTGATACCATACTTCGGCATTTCCAGCTGCCCAGCCTCTGTTTATCCCTTCTGCAATGTTGAAACACATTTCAGGGTAGCCCACTATGAAAATGTTCTCACCTGTGTATGTCGAATAGTAGCGTGAGCGACTCTGGAAAGAATATGCTCCGGGTGCAAATCCAGCACCATTGTCAATACCAGCTTTTGCAGACATGTCAGCTAAATCTTCCCCCGAGCTTGCGCCTACGAAAGCCGAAAAGTCTGATGGCAATTTTCCAGCTTTAAGCTGAGCGCCAGCTGGTTCCGTTGTAACCATTACGCGTGGATCCTTACGAGCGGTAAGTAGCCCCACGTAAGTTGCGGCCATGTTCTGGCGAGTAGCGTCAAAACCAAAGTTGTCGGGATTCGAAGGATATTTGTTAAAATTATTAGAAACAAATTCCAGATTATCTACCATTCCTTCTGGCAATGGGTACTTTGTAGGGTTTGCCAACATTGCAGCAAACTGGCTTTTGATATTAAGATCTGCATCAGCCTCCTTTTTGCTCAAACGAATCAACATACGCAACCTGAAAGCGTTGACCACTTTCTGCCATTTCGATAGTTTTCCGGCAAAATAGAAATCACCACCAACAGTCGTTTCTCCTTTCGCGATCAGCGCAGTCATATCCGAGTTTGACTCGTCAAGCCATTTGAGGATCTGAATATAGATATCCTTCTGTGAATCATAAACCGGAGTAAGGTTTTCCCGGCCCAGCACAGCCTCTTTCATTGGAAGGTCTCCCGCCCGCACGCTCATCTGGTCCAAAAAGAAAGCACGGAAAAACTTACCAAGTGCGCTATAGCCATTGACATCGGCAGCGCCTGTCTTCTTATGCTCCAATTCCATTTGAACGACATTCTTCAATGTAGTGTAATGGTTGGTAAAAGCGGACCATTGATACTCGTTATTTCCGTAATAATTGTAATTAATAGCGTAAAACTGGTTCCAGCGCATCTCTGAGCTGAATGGCTTACCTGTATTATTGAACATGTCCCATTCCACCCCCTGCAAAATCAATGAGGCTGGTGCCGTAGTCGCGCGGTTTGGATCTTTTTCAAGTTCTTCAAAGCTCTTTTCACATCCTGTAAGTAACAGGGCTAAAAAAGTGAATGTTCCGAGTAATATTTTGTGATGACGCATTATCTTCTAATTTAATTTTAGAGAAATTTATTATTTCAGGTTTCGTTAAAAGGTCAGATTAACATTTACCCCATAACGACGCATAGAAGGTGTTTGCGGGCTTGACTCTCCGCCAGATATGTACTGATTAAGATCGATATCCTTCTTCTCTGCGAAATACAGCAGATTCCTTCCCACCAAAGAAATAGATGCTGCACGGAACACTTTAGACTTCACAAGCCAGTTACTTGGGAGCGAATACCCAATAACAACTTCTCTCAGCATCGCAAAAGAGCGGCTCATCAGGTTGCCTTCCTCTGTGTTATAATAGCGGCTTACCCAATCCTGCACATACTGTTTTGTTGTATTAGGAGCGAACTGCAGTTCAGCAAGATTTGTGATGTTACCATCTACGTCAAAATTAAGTGCCTTTCCATTGGTTACCTGAACACCTTCTCCTGTGTAATTCTTGCTGTCGGAAACACCGGCCTTGAAACCCTGCCAATCCAGTTCTCTTGCCGCGCCAAGCGCTCCTTCTCCTAGCAACGCATTGCGTCCGCCACGGAATGTTTGCTTCTGTACATAGTTTGAAATCACGCCACCGATCCGGCCATCAAACTGGAAGCTCATGCTCACATTCTTGTACGCGAATTTGTTATTCACACCAAACACAAACTTAGGATTCATGTAGCCCAGGAATTGGCTTACAGGTGCATATATAGGCCTGCCGGAGTTGTCATTGATGATCTGCCCATCAGCTGTTTTTGCAAAAGCGCGACCATAAAACTTGTCCATTCTGTCGCCTACTTTCAAAAACGTGTTTAATGCATTCACACCTGGATAAATCTCTTTCAGCACCTCTTTATACGTTGAGTAGTTAGCAACGATATCCCAGTTAAGACCATTAGGATTTTTGATAGGCGAACCTGTAAGAGATAGCTCCCATCCTGTTTTTTGGGTATTGATACCATTTACCAGATAAGAACTATAACCCGTGGTAGTAGAAACAGGCAAAGCATAAATTCTTGGACCTTCATCGGAGATAAAATAGGTCGCATCCAATCCAATTCTGTTTTGCAAGATCCTGATGTCCAACCCAACCTCTGTTTGCGATGTTGTACTTGGTACAATTTTCGGGTTGTTCAACGTATTGGTGAAATATGCAGCTGGGGTATTATTGTACGAGAACGGAGTCGAGTATACAGCAGCATTCTGGTATGTAGGTCCGCCGTATGGAGAGAAATACTGATCCCCGTAACCAAGCGGATTGGCATCACCTAGTGCAGGCGTAGTTCCGATAGTCGCGCTTGTCAACCCGTCTTTCACATTCGCATAAGAACCTCTCAATTTAAGAAAAGAGATTACCTCTGGTATTGGCAAATAATCAGATAAGACTGTCGAAGCCGCCACAGATGGATAGAAGAAAGTGTTGCTACCTGATGGAAGCGTAGAAAGCTTGTCTACACGACCTGTTGTGGAAACTGTGAAAAAATCCCTGAAAGAAAAGTCAGCAGAGTAGTATGCAGAATTTACACGCATGTTCGATGCGAAATTTGAAGTACGAACAGGTCTGTATGAATTATTGAAATTATACAACCCTGGAACGTTCAGATAGTCCGTAGAACCAAACTGGGAGTTGTAAGCAAAATTACGCAAGTTACCACCCGCCCAGATTTTAGCATTAAAGCCCTCAAAGAGGTCTTTGTCGAACTTCACCAAGATGTCCGTATTGTTTTCGAACAAATTGCGACGATCCTCACGATAGTCACCTTTTGCCTCTTCACGGCCATAAGAAGTAGCTGAGTAAGGCATTTTCTCGTTCCTGAAGAGATTCCAGGTTGTGATTTGCGTCCTCATGGTTGCCTCTAAAAAATCATTGAACTTGTAAGTCATGGCAGCCTGGCCAATAATATCCGTTTTCTGATGTCCGCGAAGCCACTCATAGCTCATGAAATATGGGTTATTGTAACGCTGATACTCCGCGTATATCTGCTGAATACCTTCTTTTCCTGGCTGCCAGTAGTTACGCATATCATCCACATTCCAGTCAGCCCCAGCCCAAAAGATCATGTTATAAATGATAGAGTTTGGTCCGTAGTTAACGTCAGGAATGTTTGGTGAAAATTGGCGGTTGTATTGAAGGTTGGATTCAAACTTCCATTTTTCGGAGAATTTATAATCCGCTGTAATGTTGAAGTTTGTAATATTCAGCTTAGTATTTGGTACAATACCTTTCTGATAAATATTTGAAACCGAAAACCTGATGTTGTGCTTTTCTCCGGATGCTGAAACCGCAATGTTGTTTGTTGACAAAATACCGGTTTCAAGAAAACGTTTAAGGTTATCTTTTCCTCTGTTCACCCAAGGTGTTGCCGATCTCACTTTGGAAACCGGATCAACTGGGCTGTCATATTGCGGAATCAACTGTCCTTCAAATTTTGGTCCCCATCCTCCATCGTAATCACCATCATTCAAGCCACCTCCTTTACCGTCCACAAATGCATAACGGCCATGGTCACCAGGACCATACTCATCCTGTACTTTTGGGATCGAGTAAAAGCCCTTATCCATCATCGTCGACGAGTTAAAGTCAACTGAAAACCCTCTTTTGTCTTTCGTTCCTCTTTTGGTAGTAATCAAAATAGCACCATTCTTTCCGCGGAAACCGTAAAGTGCCGAAGCAGAAGCACCTTTCAATACCGAATAAGTATCAATATCATCAGGGCTCACGTTCCAGGTATCCGAGTTCACCGGTACACCATCCACCACAAAAAGTACGTCAGTGTTACCCCTAAGGTTGATGTTTGGACGTCTTAAAAGTTCAGGTTGCGCACCGATAGTTAATCCGGCAACTTTACCAGCCAGTGCATTAATTGCATTAGGTTCGCGCGCTTTAACCGTCGAAGCACCGTCCACCGTTTGAATGGCCACCCCAATTCTGCGAATGTCCTTTTTGATACCTAATGCAGTCACTACCACTTCATTAAGCTGACGTAGATCCGTTGCCAAAGTAACATCGATCGTACTACGTCCATTGATTTTTACTTCCTGGCTTGAAAATCCAAGGAATGAAAAGATAATGTCGGTTGTCTTGTCAGAAACCTCCAACCGGTACTTTCCTTCTGAATCTGAGATAGTACCGCTGGTCGATCCCTTGCCGACAATGCTAACCCCGGGAATCGGCTGGCTATCCTCCTGCGATTTGACCTGCCCTGTCACTACAATCTGGGCCATTGATATCTGCGATAACAGCAGACATCCGAAAAGTAAACAGGCCTGCGTACTTCGTCTGAAAATGTCCAGCCGTAAGTGTGAGTAAAACCTTTTAGTCATGAGCTAGAAATGTTTAGTTATAATTGTTAAGGAAAAAAATACATGGTTTACAAAGCGCAAAAGTCCTATTTATTGGAACAAACTGTGTTAAGTATTTATTAACATTATATAAACAAATCAAGCTGCCGTTTAACAGCTTGACATCAGCAAATTCTCAGGAGATTAGGCTACAATATACCTGTATTATCCGCGGCGCCAGCCGGGGTCTGCCCTCTCCTGCAAAAATGATCACACCACTACAAAGCCTCTGAATTCCTTTAAAATTAAAACATTTGAGTCACAAAAAATACACTTACCATCCAACTAATTAGCCGGTTAACAAGTTAATTACGGTTACTTTCCCGGTTAGACTTACCAGATTAATATTTTTATGCGAAATAATACCGCATTTGTATAAACCCGCTATACTCTTCCACTGGCTATCCGATGTCTTCACGGCCAAATATAACCAGCAAAAGATGGCAAAAATCAAAACTCCTTACGATATACGTAAAAACTCAAAATTCAACGGGGTTTAACATATGCCAGATCCGTCGCCTGAATCATTTCAAATTGAGGCGTTACTTTTCGTGCAACTTCCCGTATCAAGACGAACGGGTTTACTACGCCACAGAACGGTACACATATGTTCACGAAACGGGAAATTGAAATCATCTGTCTCATTGCCAGAGGAATGAGATCACAGATTGTCCGCGAAAGGCTTTATGTGAGCCATGAAATTATTAAAACCCACCCGAAAAATATACTGCGGAAGATCCGCGAGACGGAGAAGGA
The genomic region above belongs to Dyadobacter pollutisoli and contains:
- a CDS encoding SusD/RagB family nutrient-binding outer membrane lipoprotein, whose translation is MRHHKILLGTFTFLALLLTGCEKSFEELEKDPNRATTAPASLILQGVEWDMFNNTGKPFSSEMRWNQFYAINYNYYGNNEYQWSAFTNHYTTLKNVVQMELEHKKTGAADVNGYSALGKFFRAFFLDQMSVRAGDLPMKEAVLGRENLTPVYDSQKDIYIQILKWLDESNSDMTALIAKGETTVGGDFYFAGKLSKWQKVVNAFRLRMLIRLSKKEADADLNIKSQFAAMLANPTKYPLPEGMVDNLEFVSNNFNKYPSNPDNFGFDATRQNMAATYVGLLTARKDPRVMVTTEPAGAQLKAGKLPSDFSAFVGASSGEDLADMSAKAGIDNGAGFAPGAYSFQSRSRYYSTYTGENIFIVGYPEMCFNIAEGINRGWAAGNAEVWYQKGIKASQEFYGVKDGTLSMLYSKSGGRDASDFVSYNINFSFDTYYAQPLVKYSGNNAAGLEQIITQKYLAFFMNSGMEAYFDFRRTGFPKFMTGVGTGNSGRIALRWQYPSSERTTNPANYKAAIDRQFSGKDDINDLIWLSK
- a CDS encoding SusC/RagA family TonB-linked outer membrane protein; the encoded protein is MTKRFYSHLRLDIFRRSTQACLLFGCLLLSQISMAQIVVTGQVKSQEDSQPIPGVSIVGKGSTSGTISDSEGKYRLEVSDKTTDIIFSFLGFSSQEVKINGRSTIDVTLATDLRQLNEVVVTALGIKKDIRRIGVAIQTVDGASTVKAREPNAINALAGKVAGLTIGAQPELLRRPNINLRGNTDVLFVVDGVPVNSDTWNVSPDDIDTYSVLKGASASALYGFRGKNGAILITTKRGTKDKRGFSVDFNSSTMMDKGFYSIPKVQDEYGPGDHGRYAFVDGKGGGLNDGDYDGGWGPKFEGQLIPQYDSPVDPVSKVRSATPWVNRGKDNLKRFLETGILSTNNIAVSASGEKHNIRFSVSNIYQKGIVPNTKLNITNFNITADYKFSEKWKFESNLQYNRQFSPNIPDVNYGPNSIIYNMIFWAGADWNVDDMRNYWQPGKEGIQQIYAEYQRYNNPYFMSYEWLRGHQKTDIIGQAAMTYKFNDFLEATMRTQITTWNLFRNEKMPYSATSYGREEAKGDYREDRRNLFENNTDILVKFDKDLFEGFNAKIWAGGNLRNFAYNSQFGSTDYLNVPGLYNFNNSYRPVRTSNFASNMRVNSAYYSADFSFRDFFTVSTTGRVDKLSTLPSGSNTFFYPSVAASTVLSDYLPIPEVISFLKLRGSYANVKDGLTSATIGTTPALGDANPLGYGDQYFSPYGGPTYQNAAVYSTPFSYNNTPAAYFTNTLNNPKIVPSTTSQTEVGLDIRILQNRIGLDATYFISDEGPRIYALPVSTTTGYSSYLVNGINTQKTGWELSLTGSPIKNPNGLNWDIVANYSTYKEVLKEIYPGVNALNTFLKVGDRMDKFYGRAFAKTADGQIINDNSGRPIYAPVSQFLGYMNPKFVFGVNNKFAYKNVSMSFQFDGRIGGVISNYVQKQTFRGGRNALLGEGALGAARELDWQGFKAGVSDSKNYTGEGVQVTNGKALNFDVDGNITNLAELQFAPNTTKQYVQDWVSRYYNTEEGNLMSRSFAMLREVVIGYSLPSNWLVKSKVFRAASISLVGRNLLYFAEKKDIDLNQYISGGESSPQTPSMRRYGVNVNLTF